A stretch of the Acyrthosiphon pisum isolate AL4f chromosome A2, pea_aphid_22Mar2018_4r6ur, whole genome shotgun sequence genome encodes the following:
- the LOC100161106 gene encoding uncharacterized protein LOC100161106: MSSQKGNAARIRPQKHQNRFAFKNNLHDTNVRTKRMNSIQVHSVCPRCKDILEWKIKYKKYKMLKAAKNCNKCHNKTVKEAYHTMCHQCSSTLELCPKCGVPRIEWAKDDHKTTSENGGDDKNDLENSDDDNDDSGSDVCSNPSPS; the protein is encoded by the coding sequence ATGAGCAGCCAGAAAGGAAATGCAGCACGCATTCGACctcaaaaacatcaaaatcggtttgcatttaaaaataaccttcACGACACAAATGTACGTACCAAACGTATGAATTCCATACAAGTTCACAGTGTTTGTCCTAGATGTAAAGACATATTGGAATGGAAGAtcaagtacaaaaaatataagatgCTGAAAGCAGCCAAGAATTGCAACAAATGTCATAATAAGACTGTCAAAGAAGCTTACCACACAATGTGCCATCAGTGTTCAAGTACCTTGGAATTATGTCCAAAGTGTGGAGTACCAAGGATCGAATGGGCTAAAGATGATCATAAAACAACATCTGAAAACGGAGGTGATGACAAAAATGATTTAGAAAACAGTGATGATGATAACGATGATTCAGGAAGTGATGTTTGCAGTAATCCGTCCCCTAGTTga